Proteins encoded in a region of the Pyxidicoccus trucidator genome:
- a CDS encoding AAA family ATPase has product MANQDWVTRLLSGRASADKGLNVHLSERDGGSLHDKMRQAYWWITNNAVICPYYDLEFGQSVSLKNSAGDEVHLPEDTSYSSFVLIPLLTLFTCRRALLVGGPGRGKTTSAVLMALLSGMSRDEVHRGIQRGHPQLSIADLLGAPLPSDMLKAEDLSAVKVSWRKWISQRVKIIDEYNRIPTKTQSALLSLMAEGYAEMMDQYVYAGRSSWFLTANDDQGGGTFQVIEALKDRIDVVVRAVPFNSGFMDQILQRLEADKSPEELLPKEIVFTPVELERAYASILEVEVPREVLERIAFFLGQLDFCRMASPRFEFKHKDTLKLAGQTVAAVCNEQCPLDKKVHLCTQTENGVSVRAYQTILHFAKAMAFFRGHATVELEDFRQIAPWVLHEKLVPNTRSAFFEAKGHRVLLQDRVAWIRNMFDMAMARYNTHEPIRRKVGALRNELDKGLAGVDLRTTEKRIAAVTVLMNDLLTKQELSGPVYEDLIHLKSMYSRYRNYATWLKENPGGTP; this is encoded by the coding sequence ATGGCCAATCAGGACTGGGTAACGCGCCTGCTCTCCGGGCGTGCCTCCGCGGACAAGGGGCTGAACGTCCACCTCTCGGAGCGCGACGGCGGCAGCCTCCACGACAAGATGCGGCAGGCGTACTGGTGGATCACCAACAACGCCGTCATCTGCCCCTACTACGACCTCGAGTTCGGGCAGTCCGTCTCGCTCAAGAACTCCGCGGGTGACGAGGTCCACCTCCCCGAGGACACCAGCTACAGCTCCTTCGTCCTCATCCCCCTGCTCACCCTCTTCACCTGCCGCCGCGCCCTGCTCGTCGGCGGCCCCGGGCGCGGGAAGACCACCTCCGCCGTCCTCATGGCCCTGCTCTCCGGCATGAGCCGCGACGAGGTGCACCGCGGAATCCAGCGCGGCCACCCCCAGCTCTCCATCGCCGACCTGCTCGGCGCGCCCCTGCCCTCGGACATGCTCAAGGCGGAGGACCTCTCCGCCGTGAAGGTCAGCTGGCGCAAGTGGATAAGCCAGCGCGTCAAAATCATCGACGAGTACAACCGCATCCCCACCAAGACGCAGTCCGCGCTCCTGTCCCTCATGGCCGAGGGCTACGCGGAGATGATGGACCAGTACGTCTACGCGGGCCGCTCGTCCTGGTTCCTCACCGCCAACGACGACCAGGGCGGCGGCACCTTCCAGGTCATCGAGGCCCTCAAGGACCGCATCGACGTCGTCGTGCGCGCGGTGCCCTTCAACTCCGGCTTCATGGACCAGATTCTCCAGCGCCTGGAGGCGGACAAGTCCCCCGAGGAGCTGCTCCCGAAGGAAATCGTCTTCACCCCCGTGGAGCTGGAGCGCGCCTACGCGTCCATCCTCGAAGTCGAAGTCCCGCGCGAAGTCCTGGAGCGCATCGCCTTCTTCCTCGGGCAGCTCGACTTCTGCCGCATGGCCTCGCCGCGCTTCGAGTTCAAGCACAAGGACACGCTCAAGCTCGCCGGCCAGACGGTGGCGGCGGTGTGCAACGAGCAGTGCCCGCTCGACAAGAAGGTGCACCTCTGCACGCAGACGGAGAACGGCGTCAGCGTGCGCGCGTACCAGACCATCCTCCACTTCGCGAAGGCCATGGCCTTCTTCCGGGGCCACGCCACGGTGGAGCTGGAGGACTTCCGGCAGATTGCCCCCTGGGTGCTGCACGAGAAGCTGGTGCCCAACACACGCAGCGCCTTCTTCGAGGCGAAGGGCCACCGCGTGCTCCTCCAGGACCGCGTGGCCTGGATTCGCAACATGTTCGACATGGCCATGGCCCGCTACAACACGCACGAGCCCATCCGCCGCAAGGTGGGCGCGCTGCGCAACGAGCTGGACAAGGGCCTGGCCGGCGTGGACCTGCGCACCACCGAGAAGCGCATCGCCGCCGTCACGGTGCTGATGAACGACCTGCTCACGAAGCAGGAGCTGTCCGGCCCCGTCTACGAGGACCTCATCCACCTCAAGTCCATGTACAGCCGCTACCGCAACTACGCGACCTGGCTGAAGGAGAACCCGGGCGGTACGCCATGA
- a CDS encoding LuxR C-terminal-related transcriptional regulator, giving the protein MLDAPTAPVRLALVAEDPLARGALSRALGEQGGELLMVTSGTQAELESTSGEAPDVVLWDTGLRLPESDVRVEAPDLGAPVLALVADEAAGEVALTAGARGLLFRDVGPAPLVAALHAVARGLTVFDPALAEVRAAARGTSTATSGTPGPDSLTPREREVLALLAEGLSNKAIADRLSISEHTAKFHVNAVLAKLGVQRRTEAVVRAARMGLVTL; this is encoded by the coding sequence GTGCTGGACGCACCCACCGCCCCTGTTCGCCTCGCCCTGGTCGCCGAGGACCCGCTCGCCCGGGGCGCGCTCTCACGGGCGCTGGGGGAGCAGGGAGGCGAGCTGCTCATGGTGACCTCCGGCACGCAGGCGGAGCTGGAGTCCACGAGCGGCGAGGCGCCGGACGTGGTGCTGTGGGACACGGGCCTGCGCCTGCCCGAGTCTGACGTGCGAGTGGAAGCCCCGGACCTGGGCGCCCCGGTGCTAGCACTGGTAGCGGACGAGGCCGCCGGTGAGGTGGCGCTGACAGCGGGAGCGCGAGGCCTGCTTTTCCGGGACGTAGGCCCGGCGCCCCTGGTCGCGGCCTTGCACGCCGTGGCCCGGGGCCTCACGGTGTTCGACCCGGCGCTCGCGGAGGTGCGCGCCGCGGCCCGAGGCACCTCCACCGCCACCAGCGGCACTCCGGGCCCTGACTCGCTCACGCCGCGAGAGCGGGAGGTGCTCGCCCTGCTGGCGGAGGGCCTGTCCAACAAGGCCATCGCGGACCGGCTCTCCATCAGTGAGCACACGGCCAAGTTCCACGTCAACGCGGTGCTCGCCAAGCTCGGCGTCCAGCGCCGCACCGAGGCCGTGGTCCGCGCGGCGCGCATGGGGCTCGTCACGCTCTGA
- a CDS encoding S41 family peptidase, protein MACLLLASAVQAASGPYTKPGNEVVDHVRTRFLDPKKGEAWAVKHRGYGAAATNAEDFARRTNEALAELGTSHTVLYPRGSVGHTALTAIFQQFLRLPRVEHSSLGADLVERPDGIFVRHVFPGGPAARAGLLRGDRLVSVEGKPFHPVTSLDGRAGRATRLSIERTRGGAPLTLTVTPRRVNPKVEWLEVQRGSSRIVDHNGRRVAYQHLYSCAGSEHQDALEDALTGTFASAEALVIDFRDGWGGCNPEFLNLFNPLVPLFTDINREGRRNTRSTTWRKPVVLLVNGNSRSGKEMVAFAMKRHKRATLVGQRTAGSVLAGAPLPLSNGDLLYLAVMDVEVEGVRLEGTGVPVDVEVPDALPYAAGKDPQLDKALDVAASSVGRR, encoded by the coding sequence ATGGCCTGCCTCCTCCTCGCCTCCGCCGTCCAGGCCGCCTCCGGGCCCTACACGAAGCCCGGCAACGAGGTCGTGGACCACGTCCGCACCCGCTTCCTCGACCCGAAGAAGGGCGAGGCCTGGGCCGTGAAGCACCGAGGCTACGGCGCCGCCGCCACCAACGCGGAGGACTTCGCCCGGCGCACCAACGAGGCCCTCGCCGAGCTGGGCACTTCGCACACCGTCCTCTACCCACGCGGCTCCGTGGGCCACACCGCCCTCACCGCCATCTTCCAGCAGTTCCTCCGACTCCCCCGCGTCGAGCACTCCAGCCTCGGCGCCGACCTCGTCGAGAGACCCGACGGTATCTTCGTCCGCCACGTCTTCCCCGGAGGCCCCGCCGCCCGCGCCGGACTGCTTCGCGGCGACCGGCTCGTATCCGTCGAAGGGAAGCCGTTCCACCCCGTCACCTCGCTCGACGGCCGTGCCGGCAGGGCCACGCGCCTCTCCATCGAACGCACCCGGGGCGGCGCGCCGCTCACCCTCACCGTCACCCCGCGCAGGGTGAATCCCAAGGTCGAGTGGCTGGAGGTCCAACGCGGCAGCTCGCGCATCGTCGACCACAACGGCCGGCGCGTGGCGTACCAGCACCTCTACTCGTGCGCCGGTTCCGAGCACCAGGACGCACTCGAGGACGCCCTGACGGGGACCTTCGCCAGCGCCGAGGCCCTGGTCATCGACTTCCGCGATGGCTGGGGCGGCTGCAACCCCGAGTTCCTCAACCTCTTCAACCCGCTCGTCCCCCTCTTCACCGACATCAACCGAGAGGGCCGGCGCAACACCCGCTCCACCACGTGGCGCAAGCCGGTGGTGCTGCTCGTCAATGGCAACTCCCGCAGCGGCAAGGAGATGGTTGCCTTCGCAATGAAGCGCCACAAGCGCGCCACCCTGGTGGGCCAGCGCACCGCTGGCTCCGTGCTCGCTGGTGCGCCGCTGCCCCTGTCCAACGGAGACCTGCTCTACCTCGCCGTCATGGACGTGGAGGTGGAGGGTGTGCGCCTCGAAGGCACCGGCGTGCCCGTGGACGTGGAGGTGCCGGATGCACTGCCCTACGCCGCGGGGAAGGACCCGCAGCTCGACAAGGCGCTCGACGTGGCGGCCTCCTCGGTGGGCCGCCGCTGA
- a CDS encoding SH3 domain-containing protein: MSLFRKSLLSSSFLLFTLACGEGLPPEEATVEPGVADELGSTESPLLFGILAGSRVRAVENVYLRTGPSTSNTAIRLVSIGEQATVVSESASGGFYRLNVGGTVGWSHGDYWDQVPTLRVNGYLLSKDQEKWLRWVAAKTVPRLTGTREQRLDKAARVSWWAMKEGIWDLGPNRPNPSSNPQSFSLCSTSTGDRAIWPLDACYNNGGPWQVGLAGAQVNYVSLADVEATARQLYAAEGWTIAQILDHTARTAGFPAGSTEHSTIVNTTNTALRKSWLLRNHGVGFTFENAVVYDECIVQGLSWCYGSTQTWDPAYKFASSWSAMNTSIANIRQHLSALAP, translated from the coding sequence ATGTCCCTGTTCCGCAAGTCGCTGCTGTCGTCGTCGTTCCTGCTGTTCACCCTCGCCTGTGGTGAGGGCCTGCCCCCGGAGGAGGCCACGGTGGAGCCGGGGGTGGCCGACGAGCTCGGCAGCACGGAGTCGCCGCTGCTCTTCGGAATCCTCGCGGGCTCGCGTGTGCGGGCGGTGGAGAACGTCTACCTGCGCACGGGGCCGTCCACGTCGAACACGGCCATCCGGCTGGTCTCCATTGGCGAGCAGGCCACGGTGGTCAGCGAGTCGGCGAGCGGCGGCTTCTATAGGCTCAACGTGGGCGGCACGGTGGGCTGGTCCCACGGCGACTACTGGGACCAGGTTCCGACGTTGCGGGTGAATGGCTACCTGCTCAGCAAGGACCAGGAGAAGTGGCTGCGCTGGGTGGCGGCGAAGACGGTGCCCCGGCTGACGGGGACGAGGGAACAGCGGCTGGACAAGGCGGCCCGCGTCTCGTGGTGGGCGATGAAGGAGGGCATCTGGGACTTGGGGCCCAATCGTCCGAACCCGAGTTCCAATCCGCAGTCGTTCTCCCTGTGCAGCACGTCCACGGGGGACCGGGCCATCTGGCCGCTGGACGCCTGCTACAACAACGGAGGCCCCTGGCAGGTGGGCCTCGCGGGAGCGCAGGTGAACTACGTCTCCCTGGCGGACGTGGAGGCCACCGCGCGGCAGCTCTACGCGGCCGAGGGTTGGACGATTGCGCAGATTCTGGACCACACCGCGCGCACGGCGGGCTTCCCGGCGGGCAGCACCGAGCACAGCACCATCGTCAACACGACGAACACCGCGCTGCGCAAGTCGTGGCTGCTGCGCAACCACGGCGTGGGTTTCACCTTCGAGAATGCAGTGGTCTACGACGAGTGCATCGTCCAGGGGCTGTCCTGGTGCTACGGCAGCACCCAGACGTGGGACCCGGCCTACAAGTTCGCGTCGAGCTGGTCGGCCATGAACACCTCCATCGCGAACATCCGGCAGCACCTGAGCGCCCTGGCACCGTGA